A stretch of the Actinomyces qiguomingii genome encodes the following:
- a CDS encoding helix-turn-helix domain-containing protein: protein MASGTSTPSSAPGAPSFLTVAEVAAMLRVSKMTVYRMVHSGDLPAMQVGRSFRVPERAVQQYLAAGLGDWGHESSASTGS from the coding sequence ATGGCATCGGGCACCTCGACTCCATCCAGCGCCCCGGGCGCCCCCAGCTTCCTCACCGTTGCGGAAGTCGCCGCTATGTTGCGGGTGTCGAAGATGACCGTGTATCGCATGGTCCACTCCGGCGACCTGCCCGCCATGCAGGTGGGGCGCTCCTTCCGTGTGCCCGAACGTGCGGTTCAGCAGTATCTGGCGGCCGGGTTGGGTGACTGGGGCCACGAGAGCTCCGCGTCGACCGGTTCCTGA
- a CDS encoding 30S ribosomal protein bS22, whose translation MGSVIKKRRKRMAKKKHRKLLRKTRHQRRNKK comes from the coding sequence ATGGGATCTGTCATCAAGAAGCGTCGCAAGCGCATGGCCAAGAAGAAGCACCGCAAGCTGCTGCGTAAGACGCGTCATCAGCGTCGCAACAAGAAGTGA
- a CDS encoding LacI family DNA-binding transcriptional regulator has product MAVTMHDVARLAGVSVKTVSNVVNDYPHVREATRAKVLDAIDKLGYKVNQSARNLRRGSTGLLCLAVPELKLAYFAELADAVIAAAERYGRTVLIEQTNSDRERELRVLHNSRQHLFDGLLFSPLELGQDDIAQFHVDYPLVLLGERVFGAPADHVTMANTEAAAVATEHLLNLGRRRIALIGAHAGEVVGSAALREAGYRQAHTQAAVEVDQRLIREVGLWHRASGAEATRRLIAEQLPFDAVFALNDAMAIGVLHELLSAGIRVPDQVAVIGFDDVEDAQYTQPSLSSIDPGLEWIARRAVDLLVERVGEHRAGQTPAPYRHEVAPFQLVGRQSTEL; this is encoded by the coding sequence ATGGCCGTGACCATGCATGACGTTGCCCGCCTGGCCGGGGTCTCGGTGAAGACCGTCTCGAATGTCGTCAATGACTATCCCCACGTGCGTGAGGCCACGCGCGCGAAGGTCCTGGACGCCATTGACAAGCTCGGTTACAAGGTCAATCAGTCGGCGCGTAATCTGCGCCGGGGCTCAACCGGGCTCCTGTGCCTGGCGGTGCCGGAGCTCAAGCTCGCCTATTTCGCCGAACTTGCCGACGCGGTGATCGCCGCCGCCGAGCGTTACGGCCGCACCGTGCTGATAGAACAGACCAACTCCGACAGGGAACGCGAACTGCGGGTGCTGCACAACTCTCGGCAGCACCTGTTCGACGGACTGCTGTTCAGCCCACTGGAACTCGGGCAGGACGACATCGCCCAGTTCCACGTCGACTACCCACTGGTGCTGCTGGGCGAACGCGTCTTCGGAGCGCCCGCGGACCACGTGACCATGGCGAACACCGAGGCCGCCGCCGTCGCCACCGAGCATCTGCTGAACCTGGGGCGCAGACGGATAGCCCTGATCGGCGCCCATGCCGGAGAGGTCGTCGGTTCGGCGGCACTGCGCGAGGCCGGCTACCGGCAGGCGCACACGCAGGCCGCAGTAGAGGTGGATCAGCGCCTCATCCGGGAGGTAGGACTGTGGCACCGTGCCAGCGGGGCCGAGGCCACGCGGCGTCTTATCGCTGAACAGCTGCCCTTCGACGCCGTCTTCGCCCTCAATGACGCCATGGCCATCGGCGTGTTACATGAACTCCTAAGCGCAGGCATCCGAGTTCCCGATCAGGTGGCGGTGATCGGCTTCGACGATGTGGAAGATGCGCAGTACACGCAACCGTCGCTGAGTTCCATCGATCCCGGCCTGGAGTGGATCGCCAGGCGCGCCGTCGATCTACTGGTGGAGCGAGTCGGTGAGCACCGTGCCGGACAAACGCCCGCACCGTACCGCCACGAGGTGGCCCCTTTTCAACTCGTGGGACGCCAGTCGACCGAGTTGTAG
- a CDS encoding DUF624 domain-containing protein, translating into MTRGRIEPRHDVGIDPPGWGGTVMGWLRVATQLAALNLLWWLGLFVGAVLCGALPAGCAVHELARRSRRDPSMHLWRDYWGIYRAAFRPAAGVGAPLVWVAIVGVADLFILSHARGMLIWLLVPVVVISVMAMVVACYAIPLLGAADGIGTRETLRRAAAVAVASPATTIGMVATAAAAGIVTWCWPLWGVLFGVSLPLTAMTLLARERLLRAGVLPGPDRRYNSVDWRPTS; encoded by the coding sequence ATGACGCGCGGCCGTATCGAGCCACGTCACGACGTCGGCATCGACCCGCCGGGCTGGGGCGGCACCGTCATGGGATGGTTGCGGGTGGCTACGCAGCTGGCAGCCCTGAACCTGCTGTGGTGGCTCGGTCTGTTCGTGGGCGCGGTGCTGTGCGGGGCCCTCCCGGCGGGTTGCGCCGTGCATGAGCTGGCAAGACGCAGCCGAAGGGATCCCTCAATGCACCTGTGGCGGGATTACTGGGGAATCTACCGGGCCGCTTTCCGCCCCGCCGCCGGTGTGGGCGCGCCATTGGTCTGGGTCGCAATAGTGGGCGTGGCGGATCTGTTCATCCTCTCCCACGCCCGCGGCATGCTGATCTGGCTGCTGGTGCCCGTCGTCGTCATCTCCGTCATGGCGATGGTAGTGGCATGCTACGCCATCCCCCTGCTCGGCGCCGCGGACGGCATCGGGACCCGGGAGACGCTACGGCGGGCGGCCGCAGTAGCCGTGGCCTCGCCGGCCACAACCATTGGCATGGTGGCAACGGCTGCGGCTGCCGGGATAGTGACCTGGTGCTGGCCGCTGTGGGGCGTCCTGTTTGGTGTGAGCCTCCCGCTGACGGCAATGACACTGCTTGCCCGGGAGCGGTTGCTGCGCGCCGGAGTGCTTCCCGGCCCGGACCGCCGCTACAACTCGGTCGACTGGCGTCCCACGAGTTGA
- a CDS encoding arabinan endo-1,5-alpha-L-arabinosidase, with the protein MTDAQCAAVAASAPAPTGAEETSAWARRNPGTWGAHDPAIIRSREGRYYMFSTDTEVAGSPGVGVQVRRSDDLVHWQWVGHAFDGVPASAQQWSGAQGIWAPDVVERNGEYRMYYSASTFGSRRSCISLAVSESLEGPWTDLGPVVRTRAEDPVNAIDAAIVRTREGEDLMLYGSFFGGLRLIALDERGLPSRPGELGVPVCRRTTAENGPIEGSHMWYDAETGRYLLICSFDSLFDTYNIRVARSEYPEGPFLDAAGRLLGSQDDDAVDGGIKILGSLVLPSGQILLAPGHSNHLFTADGMLLVHHIRDGAQPRRHRAQVRRLALTSGGWPVASPVEYDAQPLLPLDPAEPERRWWIWRLDASSSGPAHPGQGQVRLVSPLPTPADQGGMRAALTVDGAGVDAVVWRTRSSTSFAGLAGGQVVLGVRES; encoded by the coding sequence ATGACGGATGCACAGTGCGCAGCCGTCGCCGCGTCTGCTCCCGCACCGACCGGAGCGGAGGAGACGAGCGCCTGGGCCAGGCGCAACCCGGGCACCTGGGGAGCCCATGACCCGGCTATCATCCGCTCCCGCGAGGGGCGCTACTACATGTTCTCCACCGACACCGAGGTTGCGGGATCGCCCGGGGTCGGCGTGCAGGTCCGCCGCTCCGACGACCTGGTGCACTGGCAGTGGGTGGGGCACGCCTTCGACGGGGTGCCCGCATCCGCCCAGCAGTGGTCCGGGGCGCAGGGCATCTGGGCGCCCGACGTCGTAGAGCGTAACGGCGAGTACCGCATGTACTACTCCGCCTCCACCTTCGGCTCACGGCGCTCGTGCATAAGCCTGGCGGTGTCCGAGAGCCTGGAGGGCCCCTGGACGGATCTGGGGCCGGTGGTGCGCACGCGCGCCGAGGATCCCGTCAATGCCATCGACGCCGCCATAGTCCGCACCCGCGAGGGCGAGGACCTGATGCTTTACGGCTCCTTCTTCGGCGGACTGCGGCTGATAGCCCTGGATGAGCGGGGGCTGCCCAGCCGTCCCGGTGAACTCGGGGTACCCGTGTGCCGCCGCACCACCGCCGAGAACGGCCCCATTGAGGGCTCACACATGTGGTATGACGCGGAAACCGGGCGCTACCTGCTGATTTGCTCGTTCGACTCCCTGTTCGACACCTACAACATTCGGGTCGCTCGCTCTGAATACCCCGAGGGGCCCTTCCTTGACGCTGCAGGCCGCCTCCTGGGCTCCCAGGACGACGACGCCGTGGACGGCGGCATCAAGATCCTCGGATCCCTGGTACTACCCTCGGGACAGATCCTGCTGGCCCCCGGACACTCCAACCACCTGTTCACCGCCGACGGCATGCTCCTGGTTCACCACATCCGCGACGGCGCCCAACCGCGCCGCCATCGGGCGCAGGTGCGGCGCCTGGCCCTGACCAGCGGCGGCTGGCCGGTGGCCAGCCCCGTGGAGTACGACGCTCAGCCGCTGCTCCCCCTGGACCCGGCCGAGCCGGAGCGAAGGTGGTGGATATGGCGCCTGGATGCGTCCTCATCTGGCCCCGCCCACCCCGGGCAGGGCCAGGTGCGCCTGGTTTCCCCGCTGCCGACACCCGCGGATCAGGGCGGAATGCGGGCCGCCCTGACGGTGGACGGAGCCGGAGTCGACGCCGTCGTGTGGCGCACGCGCTCCTCCACCTCCTTCGCCGGCCTGGCGGGCGGGCAGGTCGTGCTGGGGGTGCGCGAATCATGA
- a CDS encoding carbohydrate ABC transporter permease → MQILKQSSNTPMKAKTRYTITNIWITLLLAVGAVIMIAPLLWMLTTSLKDKEGVFALPPEWIPSPVHWDSYARIWTEGPLASGIKNSLIVSLSVTIVGSFTSALAAFAFAKMRLPGKNTLFLLLLSGMMIPFPTLMIPQFMMFSRAGWVDTLLPLIVPGMFGNIMMIFFLRQYLTSTPDSLIEAARVDGASFPQIFFRMILPLIRPAIAAQFILWFMGVWNDYLAPTIYLNSPEKLTLQLVIANFNSNYAIQSDYPLIMAASIVALLPIFVIFLVFQRQIIESVALTGTKA, encoded by the coding sequence ATGCAGATTCTCAAGCAGAGTAGCAACACCCCCATGAAGGCCAAGACCCGCTACACCATCACCAATATTTGGATCACCCTCCTGCTGGCAGTCGGTGCGGTCATCATGATCGCCCCGCTGCTGTGGATGCTCACCACCTCGCTGAAGGATAAGGAGGGCGTCTTCGCGCTCCCGCCCGAATGGATTCCCAGCCCCGTGCACTGGGACTCCTACGCACGCATCTGGACCGAGGGGCCGCTGGCCAGCGGCATCAAGAACAGCCTGATCGTCTCACTCTCGGTGACAATCGTGGGCTCCTTCACCTCAGCACTGGCGGCCTTCGCCTTCGCCAAGATGCGGCTGCCCGGCAAGAACACGCTGTTCCTCCTGCTGCTGTCCGGGATGATGATCCCCTTCCCTACGCTCATGATCCCGCAGTTCATGATGTTCTCCCGCGCCGGCTGGGTGGACACCCTGCTGCCGCTGATCGTGCCCGGCATGTTCGGCAACATCATGATGATCTTCTTCCTGCGCCAGTACCTGACCTCCACCCCGGACTCGCTAATTGAGGCGGCCCGGGTGGACGGCGCCTCCTTCCCGCAGATCTTCTTCCGCATGATCCTGCCGCTGATCCGCCCGGCCATCGCGGCCCAATTCATCCTGTGGTTCATGGGCGTGTGGAACGACTACCTGGCGCCGACCATTTACCTCAACAGCCCCGAGAAGCTGACGCTGCAGCTGGTAATCGCCAATTTCAACTCCAACTACGCCATTCAGTCCGACTACCCGCTGATCATGGCGGCATCCATCGTCGCACTGCTGCCCATATTCGTGATCTTCCTGGTCTTCCAACGTCAGATCATCGAATCTGTGGCCCTTACCGGTACCAAGGCGTGA
- a CDS encoding carbohydrate ABC transporter permease, with product MQRPTQGRKSTLHHSEHRWAAVFVAAPVIGFLLFTLFPLGYSVYASFTSWNGLSAPRFVGLDNFIAIASDPYFRKTLLNTFFYMLGIPIGLVLSLLLAMALSRRLPGRTFFRTVYYIPVISSLAAIAILWQWAYNGDYGLVNQVLDLVGIRGPNWLQNTATVKPAIIIMSVWKGLGYSMLLYLAAIQSVPKSLYEAAELDGAGSLRKFTSITLPMVRPVTFFLIVTSIINGSQMFTEINIMTPTGGPEYSAATIVWYIWQKAFKNLQMGYATSMALVLGVLIFIITAIQMRMNARNAFSVE from the coding sequence ATGCAACGCCCCACGCAAGGACGCAAATCCACTCTGCACCACAGTGAGCACCGCTGGGCGGCGGTCTTCGTAGCCGCCCCGGTCATCGGTTTTCTGCTGTTCACCCTCTTTCCACTGGGCTATTCCGTCTACGCCTCCTTCACTTCATGGAACGGACTGTCTGCCCCTCGTTTCGTCGGACTGGACAACTTCATCGCCATCGCCTCCGACCCTTACTTCCGCAAGACGCTGCTGAACACCTTCTTCTACATGCTGGGCATACCCATCGGGCTGGTGCTGTCCCTGCTGCTGGCCATGGCCCTGAGCCGCAGACTCCCCGGACGCACCTTCTTCCGCACGGTCTACTACATCCCGGTGATCTCCTCCCTGGCGGCCATCGCGATCCTGTGGCAGTGGGCCTATAACGGCGATTACGGCCTGGTCAACCAGGTGCTGGATCTGGTCGGCATCCGGGGCCCCAACTGGCTACAGAACACCGCCACGGTCAAGCCGGCGATTATCATCATGTCCGTCTGGAAGGGCCTGGGTTACTCCATGCTGCTGTACCTAGCCGCCATCCAGTCGGTCCCCAAGTCACTGTATGAGGCCGCCGAACTCGACGGCGCCGGCTCGCTGCGCAAGTTCACCTCCATCACGCTGCCGATGGTGCGCCCGGTGACCTTCTTCCTGATCGTCACCAGCATCATCAACGGCTCCCAGATGTTCACCGAGATCAACATTATGACGCCCACCGGCGGCCCGGAGTACTCCGCCGCAACCATAGTCTGGTACATCTGGCAGAAGGCCTTCAAAAACCTGCAGATGGGCTACGCGACCTCGATGGCGCTCGTACTGGGCGTGCTCATCTTCATCATCACCGCGATCCAGATGCGCATGAACGCACGCAACGCGTTCAGCGTCGAATGA
- a CDS encoding ABC transporter substrate-binding protein: MTKHRMLSRRSFNRLTLTAGALAGAWSLAGCSSGGASDSGAPELTYMFRGGADEKAAYQIAIDNFSKANNCTVKVITTDPDQYSTKLQAAITGNQVPDVFYLEQGSVMSFASNGIVMDITDMLGDVDLDNIWAYGVDSYRYDGSQVGQGRIYGLPKDVGPFAFGYNKTMFEAAGLELPDKDVPYTWEEFVKVCQRLTRDTDGDGELDQWGTGLNVNWCLQAFVWSNGADWCNEEHTEVTVDTPEFAEALQFFADMQNVHGITPSIAQAQTMDTYQRWMRGQIGFFPVGPWDVSTYQELDFEWDLIPFPAGKTGKPSTYIGSLGIAVSSGTKHPELAAKLVAYLSADPDCQRQLVDAGIQIPNLIDYAKNEYAADTETAPANKEEFLQIVETDGRPLPGAVTWSPEWYDEFFTNIQPVLDGNKTAAEYCAEVQPTMQAKLDAAVQAAKQAQAGA; this comes from the coding sequence ATGACGAAGCACCGGATGCTCTCCCGCCGCTCCTTCAACCGCCTCACCCTGACCGCGGGCGCACTGGCCGGGGCCTGGTCCCTGGCGGGCTGCTCCTCCGGCGGCGCCTCCGACTCCGGCGCCCCGGAACTGACCTACATGTTCCGCGGCGGCGCGGATGAGAAGGCCGCCTACCAGATCGCCATCGACAACTTCTCAAAGGCCAACAACTGCACCGTCAAGGTCATCACCACCGATCCCGACCAGTACTCCACCAAGCTGCAGGCCGCCATCACCGGCAACCAGGTTCCCGATGTCTTCTACCTGGAGCAGGGCTCGGTCATGTCCTTCGCCTCCAATGGCATCGTCATGGACATCACCGACATGCTCGGCGACGTGGACCTGGACAACATCTGGGCCTACGGCGTGGACTCCTACCGCTATGACGGCAGCCAGGTGGGCCAGGGGCGGATCTACGGTCTGCCCAAGGATGTGGGCCCCTTCGCCTTTGGCTACAACAAGACCATGTTCGAGGCCGCCGGGCTCGAACTGCCAGACAAGGACGTGCCCTACACCTGGGAGGAGTTCGTAAAGGTCTGCCAGCGGCTCACCCGGGACACCGACGGCGATGGCGAGCTCGACCAGTGGGGCACCGGCCTGAACGTCAACTGGTGTCTGCAGGCCTTCGTGTGGTCCAACGGCGCAGACTGGTGCAATGAGGAACACACCGAAGTCACCGTGGACACCCCGGAGTTCGCCGAGGCGCTCCAGTTCTTCGCCGACATGCAGAATGTCCACGGCATCACCCCCTCCATCGCCCAGGCACAGACCATGGACACCTACCAGCGCTGGATGCGCGGACAGATCGGATTCTTCCCGGTCGGCCCCTGGGACGTGTCCACCTACCAAGAGCTGGACTTTGAATGGGACCTGATCCCCTTCCCCGCCGGCAAGACCGGCAAGCCGTCCACCTACATCGGTTCACTGGGTATTGCGGTGTCCTCCGGTACCAAGCACCCCGAGCTCGCCGCCAAACTGGTGGCCTACCTGTCCGCGGACCCGGACTGCCAGAGGCAACTGGTTGACGCAGGCATCCAGATCCCCAACCTCATCGACTACGCCAAGAACGAGTACGCGGCCGACACCGAAACCGCGCCCGCCAATAAGGAGGAGTTCCTCCAGATCGTCGAAACCGACGGGCGCCCGCTGCCCGGCGCCGTCACCTGGAGCCCCGAGTGGTACGACGAATTCTTCACCAATATCCAACCGGTCCTGGATGGGAACAAGACCGCCGCCGAGTACTGCGCCGAGGTCCAGCCCACCATGCAGGCCAAACTCGACGCCGCCGTCCAGGCCGCCAAACAAGCCCAGGCCGGCGCCTGA
- a CDS encoding arabinan endo-1,5-alpha-L-arabinosidase, protein MRRRSLLAAGVVLASHAALGGIGGCSAPEGDAAAPGPAAFRPTLTGDLTAHDPALLLDEHGLPLAVFSTGDPALAGGAVLVSLSHDGGTTWGDRIGAWHLGDEPTWTHDAVPGLTNYWAPDVVRLDSEIRLYYAVSTFGSSRSAIGLMANASFDPSQPQAGWEDRGVVLTSGDGEGYNAIDPSVLTDADGRTWMAFGSFWDGIFAVELGQDGLRADPAAAPVHLADRGTALNDVEGAALARHNGWYYLYVSFGTCCRGTGSTYQTAVGRSKTITGPYVDRAGVGLLEGGGTVVLSSRGSMIGPGGGAVAGDWLVHHYYDAENGGAPTLALRRLAWDDDWPVLLTDRELHSEEWAYPPE, encoded by the coding sequence ATGAGGCGACGTTCCCTCCTGGCTGCGGGAGTTGTACTGGCATCCCACGCCGCGCTCGGCGGCATTGGCGGCTGTTCCGCCCCGGAGGGGGACGCAGCCGCCCCGGGGCCGGCGGCCTTCCGACCGACGTTGACCGGGGACCTGACGGCCCACGATCCGGCACTGCTGCTGGATGAACACGGCCTGCCGCTGGCCGTCTTCTCCACCGGAGATCCAGCCTTAGCCGGCGGCGCCGTCCTGGTCAGCCTAAGCCACGACGGAGGAACCACCTGGGGTGATCGAATCGGCGCCTGGCACCTCGGCGATGAACCGACGTGGACCCACGATGCAGTTCCCGGGCTGACGAACTACTGGGCCCCGGACGTGGTCCGCCTCGACAGCGAAATCCGCCTGTATTACGCCGTGTCCACCTTCGGTTCCTCCCGCTCAGCCATCGGCCTCATGGCCAATGCGTCCTTCGATCCGAGCCAGCCCCAGGCCGGCTGGGAGGACCGCGGCGTGGTGCTCACCTCCGGCGACGGCGAGGGCTACAACGCGATCGATCCCTCAGTCCTGACCGACGCCGACGGGCGCACCTGGATGGCCTTCGGCTCCTTCTGGGACGGGATATTCGCCGTCGAGCTCGGGCAGGACGGGCTGCGAGCGGACCCCGCCGCCGCCCCCGTCCACCTGGCCGATCGTGGCACCGCCCTGAATGATGTGGAAGGGGCGGCCTTAGCACGCCACAACGGGTGGTACTACCTGTATGTCTCCTTCGGCACCTGCTGCCGGGGGACGGGCTCGACCTACCAGACCGCTGTGGGCCGCTCCAAGACGATTACCGGACCCTATGTGGACCGGGCGGGAGTCGGCCTGCTGGAAGGCGGCGGCACGGTGGTGCTGAGCAGCCGGGGGAGCATGATCGGCCCCGGCGGCGGCGCCGTGGCCGGGGACTGGCTGGTCCACCACTACTACGACGCCGAGAACGGCGGCGCCCCCACGCTGGCGCTGCGCCGGCTCGCCTGGGACGATGACTGGCCCGTGCTGCTGACCGACCGGGAGCTGCACTCGGAAGAATGGGCCTATCCGCCTGAATGA
- a CDS encoding UDP-N-acetylmuramate dehydrogenase: MPASIHADPADWPAPVPALARPLGTDASRGSTPSLAELTTLRVGGSVGSYVEARTEAELIDTVRQADADGTPLLVIGGGSNILAADMGFAGVVVRDARQQVALSADDRCGGVEFTVTAGTTWDDLVREAIASQWGGFAPLSGIPGTVGAAPVQNIGAYGAEVAELLASVRAWDRAAGQPVQLPLARLHLSYRDSDLKRSLTDAVVGGGRTWGPTGRWVVLSVTFSVRAASLSAPIAYAQLASTLGVEVGERVDARAVRDAVLELRRSKGMVLESADHDTWSAGSFFTNPILSQDQANALPADAPRFPVTDHSLAVAGTRRAPVVEGLVKTSAAWLIDHAGFGKGFALPTPGTEPAASLSTKHVLALTNRGHARAADLTALRDAVVAGVHERFGVTLVPEPVHVGF, from the coding sequence ATGCCGGCATCCATCCACGCCGATCCCGCCGACTGGCCCGCGCCCGTCCCGGCCCTGGCTCGCCCACTGGGCACGGACGCCTCCCGCGGCTCAACTCCGAGCCTGGCCGAGCTGACCACCCTGCGGGTGGGCGGCTCGGTCGGAAGCTATGTCGAGGCCCGCACCGAGGCCGAGCTCATTGACACCGTCCGCCAGGCCGACGCCGACGGCACCCCCCTGCTGGTGATCGGCGGCGGCTCGAATATCCTGGCCGCCGACATGGGCTTCGCCGGCGTGGTGGTGCGAGACGCCCGCCAGCAGGTGGCCCTGAGCGCTGACGACCGCTGCGGTGGCGTGGAGTTCACCGTCACCGCCGGCACCACCTGGGACGACCTGGTGCGTGAGGCCATCGCCAGCCAGTGGGGCGGTTTCGCCCCCCTGTCGGGGATTCCCGGAACCGTTGGCGCCGCTCCGGTGCAGAACATCGGCGCCTACGGTGCGGAGGTCGCCGAGTTGCTCGCCTCCGTACGCGCCTGGGACCGGGCCGCCGGACAGCCCGTCCAGCTCCCACTGGCCCGCCTGCACCTGAGCTACCGCGACTCCGATCTCAAACGCTCCCTGACCGACGCCGTCGTCGGTGGCGGCCGCACCTGGGGACCCACGGGCCGCTGGGTGGTGCTGTCGGTGACCTTCTCGGTTCGGGCGGCCTCCCTGTCAGCCCCCATCGCCTACGCCCAGTTGGCCAGCACGCTCGGCGTCGAAGTGGGCGAAAGGGTGGATGCCCGCGCCGTGCGTGATGCGGTGCTTGAGTTGCGCCGCTCCAAGGGCATGGTGTTGGAAAGTGCCGACCATGACACCTGGTCCGCCGGCTCCTTCTTCACCAATCCGATCCTGTCTCAGGACCAGGCCAATGCCCTTCCCGCCGACGCCCCCCGCTTCCCGGTCACCGACCACTCCCTGGCGGTTGCGGGCACCCGGCGGGCTCCCGTCGTCGAGGGGCTGGTGAAGACCTCCGCGGCCTGGCTGATCGACCACGCCGGATTTGGAAAGGGCTTTGCCCTGCCAACACCCGGGACGGAGCCGGCCGCTAGCCTGTCTACCAAGCACGTGCTAGCCCTTACCAACCGCGGTCATGCCCGCGCCGCCGACCTTACTGCGTTGCGCGACGCCGTCGTCGCCGGCGTGCACGAGCGCTTCGGGGTGACCCTCGTGCCCGAGCCGGTGCACGTGGGCTTCTAG
- a CDS encoding adenosine deaminase, with product MRDLSALPKAHLHLHFTGSMRLETLVELASSARTRLPTSFLDGDPLHVPADHRGWFRFQRAYDTARRLVVTEEIMRRLVLEAALDDAAEGSRRLEIQVDPTSYAPFVGGITPVLEIILDAAKQATVLSGVEVAVIVAASRMRHPLEARTLARLAARYAGDEPGTVVGFGLSNDERAGLTASWGPAFAIARRAGLASLPHGGELLGPEHVRAVVSALGPTRLGHGIRTSEDPRLLDAVVAAGISLEVCPASNVCLGVYREPGDIPLPVLLEHGAQVALGADDPLLFQSRLVDQYQIARDLGLDDIALAELARGSIRACLASPASKREWLAQVDAWLAADD from the coding sequence ATGCGCGACCTGTCCGCCCTGCCCAAGGCGCACCTGCACTTGCACTTCACGGGTTCTATGCGACTGGAGACACTGGTCGAGCTCGCCTCCTCGGCGCGGACCCGACTGCCCACCTCGTTCTTGGACGGCGATCCGCTGCACGTGCCCGCCGATCATCGCGGCTGGTTCCGCTTCCAACGAGCTTACGACACCGCCCGCCGCCTGGTGGTCACCGAGGAGATCATGCGCCGCCTGGTGCTGGAAGCAGCGCTGGACGACGCCGCCGAAGGATCACGTCGGCTGGAGATCCAGGTGGACCCGACCTCCTACGCCCCCTTCGTGGGCGGTATCACCCCGGTGCTGGAAATCATCCTGGACGCCGCCAAGCAGGCCACCGTCCTGTCCGGGGTCGAGGTGGCGGTGATTGTGGCCGCCTCCCGTATGCGCCACCCGTTGGAGGCACGCACCCTGGCCCGCCTGGCGGCCCGTTATGCCGGGGATGAGCCGGGCACCGTCGTCGGATTCGGGCTGTCCAATGACGAGCGTGCGGGCCTGACGGCATCCTGGGGACCGGCCTTCGCAATAGCCCGGCGCGCCGGCCTGGCCTCGCTGCCCCACGGCGGGGAGCTGCTGGGCCCGGAGCACGTGCGTGCTGTGGTCTCCGCGCTCGGCCCCACCCGGCTGGGTCACGGGATCCGCACCAGTGAGGACCCGCGGCTGTTGGACGCGGTGGTTGCCGCCGGTATCAGCCTGGAGGTGTGTCCGGCCTCGAACGTGTGCCTGGGCGTGTACCGGGAGCCGGGCGACATTCCGCTGCCGGTGTTGTTAGAGCACGGCGCCCAGGTGGCACTGGGAGCGGATGACCCCCTGCTGTTCCAGTCCCGCCTGGTGGACCAGTACCAGATCGCCCGGGATCTGGGGCTGGATGACATCGCGCTGGCGGAGCTGGCACGCGGCTCCATCCGCGCCTGCCTGGCCTCGCCCGCATCCAAACGGGAGTGGCTGGCGCAGGTGGATGCCTGGCTGGCGGCGGACGACTGA